A window of the Brassica napus cultivar Da-Ae chromosome A2, Da-Ae, whole genome shotgun sequence genome harbors these coding sequences:
- the LOC106398395 gene encoding disease resistance-like protein DSC2: protein MASLSRTLKHDVFPSFCGRDVRKTFLSHLLKELKSKGIQTFIDDEIDRGQRIGPELVLAIRESRVAIVLLSVNYASSSWCLDELVEIMKGKAEDQDELEEIMERDQQKVMTIFYEVDPSDVRKQTGDFGKAFEKTCVGKEEKVKAWREALEGVANIAGYDSRRWENEADLINKIAVELMIVLGFTPSKDFDDFVGIGARIIEIKSKFILQSEEVKVIMMVGPAGIGKTTTARVLYNQLSPGFPFSTFLENIRGSYEKPCGNDYQLKLRLQKKMLSQIFNQSYIEVGHLRVAQEKLSDKKVLVVLDEVDSWWQLEATAYQRGWFGPGSIIIITTEDRKLLKTLRLGIDHIYEMKFPTSDESLQIFCQYAFGRKSPDYGFEELAKEVTWLAGDLPLALRVMGSYLRGMSRDEWIEALPRLRSSLDREIESTLRFSYDGLSDKDQALFLHIACFFSCSLWKVDSVKRCLANCGLDVNHGLQVLADKSLIYIVYKGCVEMHSLLQKMGREIVKKQSLEEPGKRQFLMNTTEISEVLEKSTGTGKVIGIYSHCGGNFQISKRAFDGMNNLQFLAILYDGPLCMPEGLNCFPDKLRFIRWPCCPLRFWPSKFFGKFLVKLIMPDSKFEKLWEGIQPLHCLMLMDLSSSWRLRKIPDLSKATSLEKLDLSDCRSLLKLTSSIGSAAALELHLRYSAIEELPSSISTNLGVLDITGCKIIKDFPNVPDSIVELVLSETGIEEVPPWIENLFRLRKLDMHGCERLKIISPNISKLENLEFLALSNVYRWVEDLDFFFQKKEYCDFANYDEAIIKWGSEMKRRWRLETDFDFDYILPICLPEKALTSPISLRFSHKRFTTIPDCINHLSGLTKLDITQCRNLVALPPLPGSLLSIDAHGCGSLESIDSSSFQNPNIRLKFAKCFNLNQEARRLIQTSACKYALLPGEEVPAHFTHQATSGCLTINMAPTPLPSFLRFKACILLTNDGDDDEDENSLISCRVSGKQNGHTVQYGSNQVHHMPYLDGQAEHLYIFEDSFSLNQDFPEAEEATFSELFFEFRIHNTAWKVKGCGVRLLEEVVPQCILDGKETEDEECRGINIEASNENAGGEDKEKEDDDDGGEGAEDEVDEGVDAEEDIDGNDAVFSNAGIDINIEANNETEEEEEGEESGIDEDSETMIRKRKSLGLGLSENSLITMMKRMRIH, encoded by the exons ATGGCTTCTCTGTCTCGCACTTTGAAACATGATGTCTTCCCGAGCTTCTGTGGACGAGACGTGCGCAAAACCTTTCTTAGTCACCTTCTGAAAGAGCTCAAAAGCAAGGGAATCCAAACTTTCATAGATGACGAGATTGATCGAGGCCAACGTATCGGTCCCGAGCTCGTACTAGCGATCAGAGAGTCAAGGGTTGCCATTGTCTTGCTCTCCGTTAACTACGCTTCTTCAAGCTGGTGTTTGGATGAGTTAGTGGAGATCATGAAAGGCAAGGCAGAGGATCAAGATGAGTTGGAGGAAATCATGGAGAGGGATCAACAAAAAGTGATGACCATTTTCTACGAAGTGGATCCATCTGATGTTAGGAAGCAGACCGGAGATTTCGGGAAAGCCTTTGAAAAAACCTGTGTGGGGAAAGAAGAAAAGGTCAAGGCATGGAGGGAAGCTTTGGAGGGTGTCGCCAATATAGCTGGTTATGACTCTCGGAGATG GGAAAACGAAGCTGATTTGATCAACAAAATTGCCGTTGAGCTTATGATTGTATTGGGTTTTACACCATCAAAAGACTTTGACGACTTTGTTGGCATAGGAGCTCGTATCATAGAGATAAAATCCAAGTTCATCCTACAATCAGAAGAAGTTAAGGTGATTATGATGGTGGGTCCTGCCGGGATTGGGAAGACGACCACTGCCAGAGTTTTATACAACCAACTCTCTCCTGGTTTTCCATTCAGCACTTTTTTGGAGAATATCAGAGGAAGTTATGAGAAGCCTTGTGGTAACGACTATCAGTTGAAGTTGCGTTTGCAGAAAAAGATGTTGTCTCAAATATTCAACCAAAGTTATATTGAGGTTGGTCACTTACGAGTGGCTCAAGAAAAGCTGAGTGACAAAAAAGTGTTGGTTGTTCTTGATGAAGTGGATAGCTGGTGGCAACTCGAGGCAACGGCATACCAGCGCGGATGGTTTGGTCCCGGGAGTATTATTATCATTACAACCGAAGATAGAAAACTTCTCAAGACACTCAGATTGGGAATCGATCATATCTACGAGATGAAATTTCCAACTAGCGATGAGTCTCTTCAGATCTTCTGCCAATATGCTTTCGGTCGAAAGTCTCCAGATTATGGTTTTGAAGAGCTTGCTAAGGAAGTTACTTGGCTTGCTGGTGATCTTCCTCTAGCCCTGAGAGTCATGGGATCTTATCTACGAGGTATGTCCAGGGACGAGTGGATAGAGGCACTACCAAGGCTCAGGTCTAGCCTTGATAGAGAAATTGAATCAACTCTAAGATTTAGCTACGACGGGTTAAGTGATAAAGATCAAGCTCTTTTTCTACATATTGcatgtttcttttcttgttcCCTCTGGAAGGTTGATAGTGTTAAGAGGTGTCTTGCAAACTGTGGTCTGGACGTCAACCATGGACTTCAAGTCTTAGCTGataaatctcttatatatatagtttacaaGGGATGCGTAGAGATGCATAGTTTACTTCAAAAAATGGGTAGAGAAATTGTCAAGAAACAGTCTTTGGAGGAGCCTGGAAAGCGACAGTTCTTGATGAATACCACGGAAATTTCTGAAGTACTTGAAAAAAGCACT GGTACTGGAAAAGTCATAGGCATATATTCCCATTGCGGTGGGAACTTCCAAATAAGTAAAAGAGCTTTCGATGGGATGAATAATCTCCAGTTTCTAGCAATACTCTACGATGGTCCCTTATGCATGCCCGAGGGCCTCAACTGTTTTCCCGACAAACTCAGATTTATACGTTGGCCCTGCTGTCCATTGAGATTTTGGCCTTCCAAGTTCTTTGGCAAGTTTCTTGTCAAACTAATCATGCCAGATAGCAAATTTGAGAAGCTTTGGGAGGGAATACAA CCTCTCCATTGCCTCATGCTGATGGATTTGAGTTCCTCATGGCGTCTGAGAAAGATTCCAGATCTCTCAAAAGCAACGAGTCTCGAGAAATTAGATCTCAGTGACTGCAGAAGTTTGTTGAAGCTCACAAGCTCTATTGGCAGTGCAGCTGCGCTTGAGCTACATCTGAGGTATAGTGCGATAGAGGAATTGCCATCATCAATCAGCACCAATCTAGGGGTATTGGATATTACAGGGTGTAAAATCATCAAAGACTTCCCAAATGTTCCTGACAGTATTGTAGAGTTGGTGTTGAGTGAGACAGGTATAGAGGAGGTTCCTCCATGGATTGAGAACTTATTTCGTCTGCGTAAACTAGATATGCATGGATGTGAGAGGCTGAAAATTATATCTCCAAACATTTCTAAGTTGGAGAATCTTGAGTTTCTTGCTCTGAGTAACGTTTACCGTTGGGTGGAggatcttgatttcttctttcaaaaaaaagagtatTGCGATTTTGCCAATTACGATGAAGCAATAATCAAGTGGGGGTCTGAAATGAAGCGACGTTGGAGACTAGAAACAGACTTCGATTTTGACTACATTTTGCCGATATGTCTACCCGAAAAGGCTCTTACATCTCCAATATCATTACGTTTCAGCCATAAACGTTTCACGACTATTCCAGACTGCATCAACCATCTTTCCGGACTAACTAAGCTTGACATCACACAATGCAGAAATCTCGTAGCCCTTCCCCCACTTCCAGGTTCCCTTCTATCTATTGATGCACACGGTTGTGGATCCTTGGAGAGTATAGACTCCTCCTCTTTTCAAAATCCAAACATTCGCCTAAAATTTGCTAAGTGCTTCAACCTGAATCAAGAAGCGAGAAGGCTCATCCAGACATCAGCTTGCAAATATGCGCTCTTACCTGGTGAAGAAGTGCCTGCACACTTCACTCACCAAGCTACTTCAGGCTGCCTAACGATCAATATGGCTCCAACACCTCTTCCATCATTCTTGAGATTCAAAGCTTGCATCTTGCTGACAAATGATGgcgatgatgatgaggatgagaATTCGTTGATATCTTGTCGCGTCAGTGGTAAACAGAATGGCCACACTGTCCAATATGGATCAAACCAGGTCCACCATATGCCATATCTCGATGGCCAAGCAGAgcatctatatatatttgaagatTCGTTCTCTCTAAACCAGGATTTTCCTGAAGCCGAAGAAGCCACTTTCAGCGAACTTTTTTTCGAGTTCAGAATCCATAATACAGCCTGGAAAGTCAAAGGATGCGGTGTAAGACTATTGGAGGAGGTCGTCCCTCAATGTATTCTTGACGGAAAAGAAACTGAAGACGAAGAATGTAGGGGCATAAACATAGAGGCAAGCAATGAAAATGCAGGTGGAGAGGATAAAGAaaaggaagatgatgatgatggtggtgaagGTGCTGAAGATGAAGTGGATGAAGGTGTTGATGCTGAGGAGGATATAGATGGTAATGACGCTGTTTTTTCTAATGCAGGAATCGACATAAACATAGAAGCAAACAatgaaacagaagaagaagaagaaggagaagaatctGGAATTGATGAGGATTCAGAGACAATGATCAGGAAACGAAAGAGTTTAGGCCTTGGCTTGTCTGAGAACTCGTTGATAacgatgatgaagaggatgagaATTCATTGA